The sequence CTTCGGCGAGGAAAAGACAGGCGATACGGTACGCCTGGCGAAGATGAACCTCGCGGTGCACGGTCTCGAAGGGGACATCAAAAACGGCAACTCCTACTATGAAGACATCCACGACAGCGTCGGCAAGTTTGACTTCGTCATGGCCAATCCCCCGTTCAACGTTGACAAGATCCAGAAGGAGCGCCTCGAAGACAGCAAGGCCCGCTTCCCGTTCGGGATGCCGCGGGTGGATAACGGCAACTACATTTGGATCCAGATGTTCTACTCGGCGCTCAACGCTAAAGGTCGTGCCGGCTTCGTCATGGCCAACTCAGCCAGTGATGCCCGCGGCTCCGAGATGGAGATCCGCCGCGAGATCATCCAAAGCGGTGCCGTCGACGTCATGGTGGCGATCAGTTCCAACTTCTTCTACACGGTAACTCTACCTAGCACACTTTGGTTCTTCGACAAAGGCAAGCCTGAAAGTCGCAAGGACAAAGTGCTCTTCATTGATGCTCGCCACATCTACACCCAGGTCACCCGGGCCGTGCGCGACTACTCCAGCGAACAGCTCAATTTCGTTGCCAATATTGTACGGCTCTACCGGGGCGAAATGGTAGACGACACTTTCCTGGCAACCCACCCCGACGAGCGAAACAGTGGTGATTGGAGCATCGAGAAATTCTTCCCGGATGGCACTTATCAGGACATCGCTGGACTCTGTAAAGTTGCGACAACTGAGGAGATCGAAGAGCAGGGATGGAGCCTCAATCCCGGACGATATGTCGGCGTTGCCGAAGGGGAGGAAGAGGATGAAGAGGAGTTCCGCATCAAGCTTGAAGAGCTGCAGGAGGAGCTGGAGATTCTGAACGGTGAAGCGCATGAGCTTAAAAAGATCATTGCTCAGAATGTTGCAGAAGTGTTAGGATACTAATAAGTGAAAGTGTCAACTACGTTAGGTGAGCACATCACGACACAAAAAGGGTTCGCTTTTAAAAGTAAATGGTATGTCACAGAGGGGCAACCCATCGTTAAGGTTAGTGATTTTACTTCGGACTCCATTGATCCAAGGAATCTAATTTGTATACCAAAAGAGCTAGCACGGGAATATTCCAAATATCAGCTTCAACAAAATGACATTATTATTCAAACTGTTGGCTCTTGGCCAAGCAATCCAGCATCTGTTGTAGGTAAAACGATACGTGTACCAAGAAGTACTAATGGGGCACTCCTTAATCAAAATGCTGTTAAAGTCATCCCAAACAAGACTATAGACCAAACATATCTATTTTACTTGTTAAGAAACAACGATTTTAAAGATTATATAGTCGGTACTGCACAAGGGGCAGCAAGCCAAGCCAGTATTACATTGGATTCAATTCGTTCATTTAAATTCGACTTGCCACATTTGGATAAGCAACGGAAAATCGCTTCCATCCTCTCCACCTACGACGACCTGATCGAAAACAACAACCGTCGCATCGCCATCCTCGAAGAGATGGCCCGAAGACTCTACCGCGAATGGTTTGTCAAATTCCGCTTTCCGGGGCATGAAGCGATCAAGATGGTTGACTCGGAGCTTGGGAAGATCCCGGAAGGGTGGGAGGTTGTTAAACTTTTTGACATCGCAGCTCCAACATATGGTTTTGCATTTAAATCTAAGCTATTCACCGATGATGGGAATGGAATCCCCGTTGTACGTATTAGAGATATTCCGAAGGGGTTGTCAAATACGTTTACCCAGGAACATCCAAAAAAAGAAGATCAAATTCTTCAAAATGGCGATTTGCTTATTGGTATGGATGGTGATTTTCACATGGGGAAATGGTCCGGAGGTCATGCGTACTTGAATCAGCGAGTAGTTAAGATTACTCCGTTTGATAATTATTCGAAATACTTTGTTTTTCTCTCGTTCCAAAAACCTATTTTGGATCTGAACAAATCGATTGTAGGTACTACGGTTGCCCATTTGGGAGATAAACATTTAAAAGAAATCAAGATAATTTTGCCAGAAGAAGGAAGTCGGAAACAAGCGGAAAGGTTGTTAGATGCATTGTTCGACAAAGAAATTAATCTAAAGCTTAGGAATCGGAATCTTCAAAAGCAACGAAATATGCTACTACCGAAACTTATCTCGGGAAAGATTAACCTTCTATATGGCAAATAGAAAAAACCAGCATTTCGTTCCACAATATTATTTTCGTTATTTTTCAAAAGGACAATCAAGCATAAATGTCCTGCTTAAAGATAGTGGAAAAATCATTGAAAATGCACCAATCAAAGGCCAATGTTCAAAAAACAATTTTTACGGATCTGTTGAAATTGAAAGCCTATTTTCAAAAATTGAGGGACGACACAGTGCAGTTTTAAAAAAAATTCAATCAATTAACTCAAAAAAAGAATTTATTGAATATGCCACTATGTGCGATGAAGCCCCAGAACTTGGATTGAATCCAGATTTGCTTGAATTACTGCAAGCAATTATGTTTCAAAAATCAAGAACGGAGTTTGAAGCGAAAAAACATAGTGAGATGTTTGGGCAAGTAATTAAAGAAGTATTTTTAAAGGATATGGAACTACAAGTAAACGATGAAATTCTCAAATATAAAGAATTTCTAGATATATCGACGGATTTAACAGATACAGTTCTGATGACACTAGAAATTGCCACAAAAAGAACAGCATTGATCTCAGACTTAGGAATTTATATTCTGAAAAACAAAACATCTACAGAATTTATTTTTAGTGATGCACCAGTAGTTATTTATAATAAGTATTATCAAAATGTTCACTTACGTGGCGTTCTTGGGTTACAATCTCCTGGATTAATGATTTTTTATCCTATTACGCCTGATACATGTATTTTATTATTAGACGAAGCTGTTTATCACGGAGCCAGTAACTTTGTTGAGATCACAAATACTCACGACATTGCGAGTATCAACAAGTTGCAGTTGCATCATAGTTTGAATGCAATCTATTTTTCGGAAAATGTCAGCCCTAAATATATTAGAAAACTATGGAAGCAACAGCGACATAGTTTTAGAACAGATAAGATGAAGGTTGTAGTTGCTTCGGCTTTAGATCATAAAGGGAATGATATGGGAGAAGTTATGCATTCATATGAACCCCAGATACCGTATTCACTAAATTTGTCATTCATCACATCCGAAGTGCGAGGTGATAAAGATTATGATAACTCGTACAGAAACCCGGAGTTAATTGCTGAAGTCGAGAAGGAAATAAAACCTTCTCAACAATAGAACTATTTTCGCCCTTTACGGGTTTGACTCAGAGCACTGCCGGCAAGAGACTTGCATGATTTGCTGGCAGAACCACTTTTGAGCACCTTAGCAGCTTTGGAAGCAACACTCTTAGAGGTCTGTTTCTTATTAGGCATCTTTTCTCCTTTCATAGGTATTTGACTTTTTTCGTTTAACGTCTGAACCCGGCAGTCATAGCCATCAAGCGACATTGATTTGAAGTTTATTCGTAGATAAACCTGTCCAAAAAACTGAGCAGATATAGCAAATAAAAAATGACTGCAGTCAGAATCAATGCAACCAGAAAATAGTATTCATTTGCCACCAGGTACCAACCAAGTGCTGCTACAGGCAAGACAATCAGTTTGGCAGATAGGTCCAACAGCTTGTTTCTTTCTCGATAAGTGTCTGACAGATCAAAACGAAAAATGAATATGACGATACCAATACCGATTGCCAGCAAGAGATACGGCCATGAAAATTCGACCGCGGTTGATGCCGCAGTCTGAAATGCATGTTTTAAATCCAACATTTTCATTCCTTTGCGAAATAGGTTTACAAATATAACATATAATTTGTAAATGTAAACCTATTTCAGTATAAATGAAGAGTAAAAAATTTACAATGTGGCCATAATTGGTTTGTTTTGTAAACTTAGTATGAGGAGGTGCTTATGTTGGCCCAACGCATAGAACGTGCGCGTAAGACTTCCGGATTGTCGTTACGCGATTTGGCAGCAAAAGTTGGTGTAAGCCAGACAGCTATCAACAAATTTGAGAAAGGGACTTTAACTCCCGACTCAACAATGTTGATCAAACTCGCAAAAGCCCTGAATGTGAAAGTCGGATATTTTCTGCGTTCAACGACACTGGAACTTGAAAAACCGGAATACCGTAAAAAGAGTACGCTTTCTGCAAAAAAACTGCAGATGATAGAGGGAAAAATCCTTGATTTGATTGAACGTCGGATGGAGCTTGAATCACTTTTTCCGAAGCCGCCGGTCCAGGAATTTGTCATCCCTAGTAATTTGCCAGAGCAAGTTACATCGATGGATGAAATTGAAGAAGTGGCAAAGTCGGTACGAGAACAGTGGCAACTGGGGTTAAACCCGATTCCGGAACTCGTGGATGTGCTTGAAAGCAAGGGGGTCCGTGTATTTGAAATAGGGGAAAGCGCTGATAGCAAATTTGACGGTTTGGCCGCCAAAGTGAATGGTCAGCGTGTCATTGTAATCTCTAGTAATTGGTCCGGTGACCGTCAGCGGTTCACCATGGCACATGAGCTCGGACACCTTATCCTTGAAGGACGTCTTATCGATGAACTGGATGAAGAGCTTGCTTGCCACCGTTTTGCAGGAGCATTCTTGCTGCCGGAAGATGCAATCTGGTCTGAACTTGGCGAATTTCGAACCCGACTGGAGCTCCAGGAATTGCTGATGCTCAAACAGGAGTTCGGTATCAGTATGTCCGGGATCCTGTATCGTGCAAAAGATCTTGGAATCATCAAGCAGAGCTATCATAAACAGTTGATGATTGAGTTCTCGAAGCGGCGCTGGCGTAAAAATGAGCCTCAACCATATCCGGCAGAAAAACCGCACCATTTCAAGCAATTGGTATTTCATGCTTTGGCCGAAGAATATATCGGGGAATCAAAAGCTGCGGATTTGATGGATATGAGTGTCCATAAATTTTATCAATTACGAATGATTGAGGATGGGCATGCAGCTTCTGATCAGTGATACAAATATTATCATTGATCTCGATGTGTGCGGGCTCATCGAAAAGATGTTTGACCTCTCATATGCGTTTGCAGTGCCTGATGTACTGTACATTGAAGAGCTTGAGGAGCAGCACGGAGAGTTGCCTGCCTATGGGTTATTGATCAAATCGCTTGAATCAGAAAAAGTCGATTATGCTGTTGCGCTTCAGGCCAAGCATATAGAAACCAGCCCAAATGATCTGTTTGCCCTTGCTTTGGCGAAACAGGAAGAGTGCCCTCTTTTGACAGGGGACATGGCATTGCGTACTGTAGCTGCTGAAGAAGAAATTGAGATCAAAGGGACACTCTGGATTGTAGAACAAATGGTTGTTCAGGGTATCATTGGCATTGATCGTGCCGAGGGAGCATTTGAGGATATGAAAATGAAGCAGCGCAGGTTACCTTGGAAAGAAGTTGAGCGAATGCTTGAACGGCTCAGGGATAAATTGGAATAGGGCGGCATAATGAGCTATAGTGAGGACGCTTTAGTAGAACAACCTGCCATTCAATTCTTTGAGGGAATGGATTGGGAAAGCTGCCACTGCTATGATGAAACTTTTGGTCTGGAAGGAACTCTTGGTCGAGAGGACCGTTCGAAAGTTTTCCTATTCGGTCGTCTTTATGAAGCTATCGAGAAACTAAATCCCGGACTTGAGAACCATGTCATTCAAGAAGCAATAGAAGAACTGACGCGCGATCGATCTTCCATGAGCGTTATTGCTGCAAACGAAGAGGTCTACGATTTTATTAAAGATGGCGTCAAAATCAATATCATTGACGAGGACAGCGAGGACACAGTAACCGTAAAAATCATTGACTGGGACGTTCCGAAAAACAACAACTTCCTTCTCACATCGCAGCTATGGATTACCGGGGAAGTTGAAACTCGGCGAATGGACCTGGTCGGATTCGTGAATGGCCTCCCGCTCGTTTTCATTGAACTCAAAACCTCGCACCGGAAACTCATTAACGCATACAAAGACAACCTCAAGGACTACCGCTCAACTATCCCCCAGCTTTTCTGGTACAACCAGCTGATCATCCTTTCAAACGGCATCCAGTCCCGGGTAGGAACGATCTCAAGCGGCTGGGAGCATTTCGCCGAATGGAAAAAGGTTGAAAGTGAAAAAGAAGAGCGTCGCGTCAGCCTAGAAGTAATGCTGCGCGGTACCTGCGACAAAACCCGCCTGCTGGATATCATCGAGAATTTCATTCTTTATATCCGAAAAAAAGAGACGGTGAAGATCGTTGCCAAGTATCACCAGTACCTCGGAGTCAACGAAGCGCTCGCAGGAGTGCGGCATATCAAGGAACTCGAAGGCAAGCTAGGGGTCTACTGGCATACCCAGGGGAGCGGCAAAAGCTTTTCCATGATCTTCTTCTCGAAAAAGATCTTCCGAAAAATACCGGGGAACTGGACGTTCGTCTTGATCACTGACCGTACCGATCTGGACGACCAGATATATAAGGGTTTTCAGGCTGCAGGGGTTTTGATACAGGAGTGCCAGGCGGAGTCTGGCGATGATCTGAAACAACTCCTGAAAGAAGACCATCGGTATGTCTTCACACTGATACAGAAGTTCGGTACAAAGGGTGGAGAGACCTTCCCGGAACTCTCCGATCGTGATGATGTCATTGTCATTACGGATGAAGCACACCGAAGCCAGTATGCATCGTTGGCAATGAACATGCGCAAGGCATTGCCGAATGCCGCCTTTATCGCCTTTACCGGAACGCCGTTGCTTGCCGGTGAAGAGAAGACGAAAGAGGTCTTTGGCGACTATGTCAGTATCTACAATTTCTCCGATGCCGTTGAGGATAAAGCAACGCTGCCACTTTATTATGAAAACCGGGTACCGGAGGTCAATCTCAACCGAGAGGATCTCGGCGAGGAGATCGTCGATATCCTCGACCAGGCGGATCTTACCGACGAGCAGGAGGCAAAACTTGAGCGCGAGTTTGCCAATGCCTACCACATCATCACCCGCGAGGAACGGCTTGATACCATCGCAGACGATATCGTCGAGCACTATATGGGGCGCGAGTTCATGGGCAAGGCTATGGTTGTTTCGATTGATAAGGCAACGGCTATCCGAATGTATGACAAAGTGCAGAAAGCCTGGAAACACAAACTGGGGCGACTGAAGGTGAAGTCCCGCGTGATGTACGGTTCCAAACTGGCAAAGATCAAAGAAGACATAGCCTATATGGAGCGAACCGATATGGCCGTTGTCGTCTCCGGAGGCCAGAACGAATACGAGCGTCTTGCTGCGAAGGGAATCGACCTAAGACCCCATCGGGAGCGGATGCAGCGAGAGAGGCTGGACGAAAAGTTTAAAGACCCCGACGATCCGCTGAACATCGTGTTCGTTTGTGCCATGTGGCTGACCGGATTCGATGCCCCGTTCACGTCCACGCTCTACCTAGATAAACCGTTGAAAAACCATACGTTGATGCAGACCATCGCACGGGCCAACCGGGTCTATCCGGGCAAGCCAAACGGACAGGTCGTGGACTATATCAATATCTTTGGAGCACTGCAGGAAGCACTGGGACGATACGGCCACGGTGTCAAGGAGCCTTCAACCGGATACGGCGAAGAATCTGATACACCGGCGCAGGATAAAACCGTACTGTTGCATGCCCTTGAAAATGCTATTTTTGAGCTGCAAAAGTATTTGCGTGAACGTAAAATCGATCTTGATGAGATTATCACTGCGAATACGGATGACTTTGTGAAGCTCCGACTGCTTGATGAAGCAAGTGAAATCCTTCTTGAACCGGCCAACGAAGATGAGTTCACTTCCTATGTGAGACAGATAAACCGGATATTCAAAGGCATCCTTCCTGATACGCGAGCCGATATCTACGTGCGGCAGCGTGTTGCGATAAACGTCATTTATCGTCAGATGAAGATCAAGAGTGGCGAAGACATCGATGACGAGGATGTACTGCAGGTGATCCGCAACCAGGTCAACGAGTTACTGGATGAATCCATAGAAACTGTAGCAATTGAATCCCACCTCCCTGAACCTGTCGACATCTCCAATATTGATTTTGAAGCATTGGCGAAGATGCTGGATCGTATCGAAAAGCCGAAGACATCAGATGCCGATAAACTGAAAAACCTTATTGCCCGAAAGCTGCCAAATATGGTAAAGCGCAACAAGCTTCGTCAGCAACTGCAGGAAAAGTTCCAGGAACTGGTGGATCAATACAATCTGGGAGCATACACGACCGAAGAGTTCTTTGAGAAACTCAAACAGTTTATCCGTGATGAACTAGATCCGGAAGAAAAACGTGCAATGCGTGAAGGACTTAGTGAAGCTGAGCTGGCGATATTCGACCTTCTGGTGTCGGAAGTTCATCTGAGCGAGAAAGAGCGCAACGACATTAAACGTATTGCGAAGGATCTGCTCGAAAAACTCAAAGAAACACTGGTGATTGACTGGCGTAAAAAGCAGCGCTCCAAAGCACAGGTGAAACGTGTAATTGAGGATGTTCTGGATGAATTACCAGCAAGTTATGATGATACGATTTGGCCACATTCTGTGGAGTTGGTTTATCAGCATGTCTTTGATGCCTATAGTGGTCGAGAACAGAGCGTTTACTGAGTAGAGGGGGGAGAAAGATGCAGTACTATTCAGGTGATTGGAAGCTTGGTATCAAAAGCAAATCACATAGGGCAGAATTTTCTCCTAACCCGGATGACAGAAAAAAGTCTGAAGTCAAATATCATGAATATGCCAGACGTCTCAAAGAAGAAATGAATCAGGAGATGGCTTATCGAGTTGAGATAAACAAAATAAGGCATCAATATGGCCTTGAGCCTTTCCTCGACCAAGAAACTTTTAATGAATTAATTGATGATTGTGATTTAAAAGGTGAAGCCTTATGGCATTATCTATGTGAATATGATGGGGAACCACCTAAAAATAGTATTGAGAAGCCCAGGCACTCATTAGAAGTGATGATTGCGCAAAATCTTCCAGTCGTTTCCAGTGAAGCATTGGTTGAATACCTTGATCTTGATCATAAAGATTTTATTGAAGCCATACAACTTTTACATAATGCAGAGGTGTTTTACATTGAGTATCTCACGATCGAGACTTTTCACGAATGCTTTCGACCTATTCCCATAAAAGGAACTAATGCATTCTATATTACATATGCAAGTCTATTGGTTCTAGCTGCAGTGAGAGCATATTCTGGACATATAACAAGAGAGTGCTTTGAACTACTCGATATGATGGAAGTTCGTTATCAAGAGCATAAAAGTATGAACGAATTTTATGGTTATTTTAGGAGTATTCACGAGGACATAGAATTTTATGTCAATGGTTTTCGTTGAGTCACAAGTAGCATTCAAATCATGAATAGTAAAGCTTGATTCCCACACGGTGGGCCAGCAGAAACACATTCCAATAGAGTGTTGCACGACTACCCTCCTAAATAGTGTTCAGTGATACTGGCCCTGTTGTGTTTCATCTCACTGCTCACTTGTTGAAGGGAATCGGTATACGAGTAGCCAGCCAGCGCGTATTCAAACATTCTTCGTTTTGCGAAATTCCAGCGAAACCCATGTGAGCCCTCTGCATTTTCATGTGCGATAGTGGATGCCCGTATGATGTCATCCCAGTATTGTTGACGATTGATTTTGAAAGAGCTGTTGATTCGCATGTAATCTTCAAGTAAACGGTATGTACTGATATCGATCAGTACATCTCCCTCTTTTCCACCTTTTTCTCGCGTGAAAATAATCCCTTTTTCAGTACCGGTAATCGGATCCAATCTTGTACCATGAAGCTGGGCTGATTTTATAAGTGCGACCCCCTCGATTCTTGCCCCTCCTTCATACTGGATACGAGCTGCTAATTGATGTTGTGGATCTGACAATGAATTGATGAGTGCTTCTGGATCAGAATAGGCACGGTGGTGATAATTGTCGGCGACAAAATTTAAATCCCTCGCTTCATCCAGGATATATTGTCGAATAGAAAAATCATAGGCTCTTTCTTCGTTGTGAATATTCCGTGAGAATAGCTTCAGAGCAACCTCAAGTTTTCCTAGCGCAGAGCATATCTTTTCCAGGTATTGTTTGGATGGGTAATATTCAATTTTATAGTCCATGTATGCGGCAACATGTTCAGATGAAACCTGCTCAAAATCTTTTATGCCCCAGTGTTCTTTGAGATAATTAAAGAAGTTGTTCCAGATATTTCGATAGCTTTCCATGGTTTTATAGGAAGCAACTTTTTGAAAATCAGGATGTTCAGGGTTTATACGTTCTTCTTTCTTTGCGCCGGATCTGAATATCTGCTTTGCGAGTTGTGCGCTTTGATAATAGACACTTCCCCGCATGGGAACTCCCTTTTTTATTTTGATAGTTTCAGCCGCTATCTTCGGCAAATATACTGTTAAGTCAATCTGCATTTTTTTACAAGACTTGCATCTGTCCTGGCTCTTTTGGTTGAGATGGTGCGAAGCTCTCGTGAGCGCTTCTGGGCTCCAACTATAAGTATCAGGTCTTTTAAAATAAAAGATGTAGCAAGCTTATCACGGAATGCTGTTCAATATTTTTACTATCAAAAATAAGATACTGGTAGTTGTTTTTTTCAGTTTCCATTTTTGGTGATAAAAGATGTCCATACCCTTGTAAATGTGCCTTTTGCATTGTAGAAAGTATGAAATGAAAGACAACGGACAAAACAATAAATTAACAAGGCAATAGACTTTGTAATGCCGACCAACGAAGAAGCCTCGTATAAAAGTAAGTGGCACCTCATGGTTAAGTCTCCAGGTATGGCATTTCTAAAAAGTTGCAACGGTCGATTTCTTTATTGATTCCTTGCGGGGTAAATGTGTATTCATACTCAAAGAGTCTTGAAAAAGAATAGCCCATAAAGGACATAGTGAAAAGCTTGTACATTGCTTTGGCTTCTGATCTTGAAATGAAAATATTTTTGTTGTCGACATTAAGTTTTAGGTTCTTTGAGTTTTTGTGTTGCGACACGGTGAAATATTTGTTTTGGTCATTCCCGAGCTCGAACATTTTCAGCTCTTCCATCAAATGAATAGTATCGGATAGTTTGGTTGTGATGAGTCTTTTACCTGCAATAATTGTGGCGCCTCGTAAGTACTGTTTATTCGTAGCATAAACAACTTGAAAAGCCTGGAGCAGGTAAATGCCTTTGTCCCCATTAAGTTCAATAGGGCGCAGCTGCATTATTGACTCGGGACCTACATATGTTGATTCATCCATGTTCTACATCCTTTTTATCGTTTTCAATGGATTCCCATACTGAGTGAATTGTGCTGTATGACACATCCAACTTGTGGTATTTGAATAAGTATTTGCTGATATCCCGGAAGCTCATGCCCTTTTCAATTTTGAGCTTTCTGACAATTGCCCAGTAGCCAAGAAGCTTTTCTCGTTTCAACTGAGGTTTATGATTCTTTCCTCGGATGTGAATGACATTTATATCAAGTTTATCCAGCGAAGTCGTTGTTGCGTGAATTGCCAAAATAAATGTTGCAAGAGTTAAAACGGATTTATCGACGTTGTAGTGCAGGCCTTTGAGTTTGTGGAAAAGTTGTCTCTGCTGCACAAAAATACTTAGTCTCGTATCTGTATCAGCACGCGCAAAAAAGCGAAGTTGCTGATTCTGTATTTCCGGAGACAAAGTCGTTATTCTTTCTATTGACTCCATTACTTTGTTCCTTCTGTTTCAATCAGCCATTTGGCTATATCCGTCAGCTTCCACATACGCCTCTTGTTGATGGTTGTCCAAGGGGGAATGATCTTTTTCACTAAGATCAATTTTTCCGGAAGGGCGTTTTTGCCACCAAATAATTTAGATAGTGATGAGTAACTACTTCCCCATTCATAGGGTGCCTCTTTCGAGTTCAACATCCACTTTTTATGCTTTTGATACATGAATTCAACAAGTTCTTTTTCGGTCATGGAGCCTCCTTAGATTGAAGAGAGTGAAGATTTTTCCTTTCTCTCTGAACTACAAATAAGGCGGATATTTCAAAAAGTCGCATTTCAAACGAAAAAAATTCAATTTATGTCAATTCCGGAGTGAGAAGTGAGGAGAAGCTGTAGTTTGGGGCTTTGAAGCTCCCAAAAATTTGGGCATACTTCTCCGCTTTTGAAATTTCACTTACTTAATTTACGTTACTATTCCATCGTTTCGATTGA is a genomic window of Sulfurimonas sp. HSL1-2 containing:
- a CDS encoding PIN domain-containing protein, with the translated sequence MQLLISDTNIIIDLDVCGLIEKMFDLSYAFAVPDVLYIEELEEQHGELPAYGLLIKSLESEKVDYAVALQAKHIETSPNDLFALALAKQEECPLLTGDMALRTVAAEEEIEIKGTLWIVEQMVVQGIIGIDRAEGAFEDMKMKQRRLPWKEVERMLERLRDKLE
- a CDS encoding class I SAM-dependent DNA methyltransferase, which gives rise to MSFKNIQELEKRLWDAADELRANSDLTSQEYSRPVLGLIFLRYAEYRFEMAKARIEEKQSSRRRGGDIKTAIQAEGAMYVPEGALYSKLLELPDGADVGKAINDAMKALEAENEAIKDTLPKTFTKFDGDTLSGLLKNFAAIRFDIGSDVFGRIYEYFLTQFARAEGQGGGEFFTPSPLVRLISEIIEPYSGKVYDPACGSGGMFVQSAAFVREHNKTATSELSIFGEEKTGDTVRLAKMNLAVHGLEGDIKNGNSYYEDIHDSVGKFDFVMANPPFNVDKIQKERLEDSKARFPFGMPRVDNGNYIWIQMFYSALNAKGRAGFVMANSASDARGSEMEIRREIIQSGAVDVMVAISSNFFYTVTLPSTLWFFDKGKPESRKDKVLFIDARHIYTQVTRAVRDYSSEQLNFVANIVRLYRGEMVDDTFLATHPDERNSGDWSIEKFFPDGTYQDIAGLCKVATTEEIEEQGWSLNPGRYVGVAEGEEEDEEEFRIKLEELQEELEILNGEAHELKKIIAQNVAEVLGY
- a CDS encoding restriction endonuclease subunit S, which gives rise to MSTTLGEHITTQKGFAFKSKWYVTEGQPIVKVSDFTSDSIDPRNLICIPKELAREYSKYQLQQNDIIIQTVGSWPSNPASVVGKTIRVPRSTNGALLNQNAVKVIPNKTIDQTYLFYLLRNNDFKDYIVGTAQGAASQASITLDSIRSFKFDLPHLDKQRKIASILSTYDDLIENNNRRIAILEEMARRLYREWFVKFRFPGHEAIKMVDSELGKIPEGWEVVKLFDIAAPTYGFAFKSKLFTDDGNGIPVVRIRDIPKGLSNTFTQEHPKKEDQILQNGDLLIGMDGDFHMGKWSGGHAYLNQRVVKITPFDNYSKYFVFLSFQKPILDLNKSIVGTTVAHLGDKHLKEIKIILPEEGSRKQAERLLDALFDKEINLKLRNRNLQKQRNMLLPKLISGKINLLYGK
- a CDS encoding XRE family transcriptional regulator; amino-acid sequence: MLAQRIERARKTSGLSLRDLAAKVGVSQTAINKFEKGTLTPDSTMLIKLAKALNVKVGYFLRSTTLELEKPEYRKKSTLSAKKLQMIEGKILDLIERRMELESLFPKPPVQEFVIPSNLPEQVTSMDEIEEVAKSVREQWQLGLNPIPELVDVLESKGVRVFEIGESADSKFDGLAAKVNGQRVIVISSNWSGDRQRFTMAHELGHLILEGRLIDELDEELACHRFAGAFLLPEDAIWSELGEFRTRLELQELLMLKQEFGISMSGILYRAKDLGIIKQSYHKQLMIEFSKRRWRKNEPQPYPAEKPHHFKQLVFHALAEEYIGESKAADLMDMSVHKFYQLRMIEDGHAASDQ
- a CDS encoding type I restriction endonuclease subunit R, which translates into the protein MSYSEDALVEQPAIQFFEGMDWESCHCYDETFGLEGTLGREDRSKVFLFGRLYEAIEKLNPGLENHVIQEAIEELTRDRSSMSVIAANEEVYDFIKDGVKINIIDEDSEDTVTVKIIDWDVPKNNNFLLTSQLWITGEVETRRMDLVGFVNGLPLVFIELKTSHRKLINAYKDNLKDYRSTIPQLFWYNQLIILSNGIQSRVGTISSGWEHFAEWKKVESEKEERRVSLEVMLRGTCDKTRLLDIIENFILYIRKKETVKIVAKYHQYLGVNEALAGVRHIKELEGKLGVYWHTQGSGKSFSMIFFSKKIFRKIPGNWTFVLITDRTDLDDQIYKGFQAAGVLIQECQAESGDDLKQLLKEDHRYVFTLIQKFGTKGGETFPELSDRDDVIVITDEAHRSQYASLAMNMRKALPNAAFIAFTGTPLLAGEEKTKEVFGDYVSIYNFSDAVEDKATLPLYYENRVPEVNLNREDLGEEIVDILDQADLTDEQEAKLEREFANAYHIITREERLDTIADDIVEHYMGREFMGKAMVVSIDKATAIRMYDKVQKAWKHKLGRLKVKSRVMYGSKLAKIKEDIAYMERTDMAVVVSGGQNEYERLAAKGIDLRPHRERMQRERLDEKFKDPDDPLNIVFVCAMWLTGFDAPFTSTLYLDKPLKNHTLMQTIARANRVYPGKPNGQVVDYINIFGALQEALGRYGHGVKEPSTGYGEESDTPAQDKTVLLHALENAIFELQKYLRERKIDLDEIITANTDDFVKLRLLDEASEILLEPANEDEFTSYVRQINRIFKGILPDTRADIYVRQRVAINVIYRQMKIKSGEDIDDEDVLQVIRNQVNELLDESIETVAIESHLPEPVDISNIDFEALAKMLDRIEKPKTSDADKLKNLIARKLPNMVKRNKLRQQLQEKFQELVDQYNLGAYTTEEFFEKLKQFIRDELDPEEKRAMREGLSEAELAIFDLLVSEVHLSEKERNDIKRIAKDLLEKLKETLVIDWRKKQRSKAQVKRVIEDVLDELPASYDDTIWPHSVELVYQHVFDAYSGREQSVY
- a CDS encoding DUF4238 domain-containing protein; this translates as MANRKNQHFVPQYYFRYFSKGQSSINVLLKDSGKIIENAPIKGQCSKNNFYGSVEIESLFSKIEGRHSAVLKKIQSINSKKEFIEYATMCDEAPELGLNPDLLELLQAIMFQKSRTEFEAKKHSEMFGQVIKEVFLKDMELQVNDEILKYKEFLDISTDLTDTVLMTLEIATKRTALISDLGIYILKNKTSTEFIFSDAPVVIYNKYYQNVHLRGVLGLQSPGLMIFYPITPDTCILLLDEAVYHGASNFVEITNTHDIASINKLQLHHSLNAIYFSENVSPKYIRKLWKQQRHSFRTDKMKVVVASALDHKGNDMGEVMHSYEPQIPYSLNLSFITSEVRGDKDYDNSYRNPELIAEVEKEIKPSQQ